In Paenibacillus guangzhouensis, a single window of DNA contains:
- a CDS encoding polysaccharide deacetylase family protein, whose protein sequence is MTPRSNFSLRHETRSMRSKRTRFIILVSTFLIVLATTIFLISQSRTTFTPEEIIEPQNRVPVDMSKKGDREAENQGKVVYLTFDDGPSKLTAKLLDLLKEHDIKATFFMQGSQLQRTQLQNDVRRAVQEGHYVGAHSMTHQYKKLYQEKQFVPEMHETLSLIHDITGEKPHLVRPPYGSVPGLASKQIRDQIAEAGIKLWDWTIDSNDWRLKDQPNEIVENIKRGTKSNLEVVLMHEKPQTLEALPDIINFYKQEGYKFAVYDESEHVQMNFLKDDRL, encoded by the coding sequence ATGACACCACGAAGTAACTTTAGTCTTCGACATGAAACAAGATCGATGAGATCGAAAAGAACGAGATTTATCATTCTGGTTTCAACGTTTCTAATCGTTTTGGCTACAACTATTTTTTTGATATCTCAATCTAGAACGACATTTACACCTGAAGAGATAATCGAACCACAAAATAGAGTACCCGTGGATATGAGTAAAAAAGGGGATCGTGAAGCGGAAAACCAAGGGAAAGTCGTTTATTTAACGTTTGACGACGGTCCAAGTAAATTAACAGCTAAATTACTAGACTTATTGAAAGAGCATGACATCAAGGCAACTTTTTTTATGCAAGGAAGTCAATTGCAGCGTACGCAACTCCAAAATGATGTGAGACGAGCGGTACAAGAAGGACATTATGTTGGGGCGCACAGCATGACGCATCAATATAAAAAACTATATCAAGAAAAACAATTTGTTCCTGAAATGCATGAAACACTGTCTCTCATCCATGACATTACAGGTGAAAAACCTCATTTGGTGAGACCGCCGTATGGATCGGTACCAGGTTTAGCCAGCAAACAAATTCGAGACCAAATCGCAGAAGCTGGGATCAAATTATGGGATTGGACGATTGATTCAAATGATTGGAGGCTTAAGGATCAGCCTAATGAAATTGTCGAAAACATCAAGAGAGGCACAAAATCGAATCTAGAAGTCGTACTCATGCATGAGAAACCTCAAACATTAGAAGCGCTTCCGGACATCATCAACTTTTACAAACAGGAAGGGTACAAATTCGCTGTATATGATGAGTCTGAGCATGTCCAAATGAATTTCCTGAAGGATGATCGATTGTAG
- a CDS encoding DEAD/DEAH box helicase, whose protein sequence is MTFNDLQLNPAILQALAKENYTTPTPIQEQAIPAVLAGRDLLGCAQTGTGKTAAFSLPIIERLLKQPRKSGAIRPIRALILSPTRELAIQIADNIAAYSQFTDLRCTAIVGGVSQRVQERALSQGTDILIATPGRLIDLLNQKCIHLHDVQVLVLDEADRMLDMGFIHDVKRILSKLPQEKQTLFFSATMPPEITKLVKSILVNPVKVEITPVSSTVDRIKQTVYKVDKGNKRHLLKHLLQDPSIGSALVFTRTKHGADRMVRELKKADITAQAIHGDKSQNARQSALSNFKSGATRILVATDIAARGIDIEELSHVINIDLPNIPETYVHRIGRTGRAGMSGIAISFCEEEEFPYLKDIEKLIKKQIPEVKEHPYPIGSFVPTPTPQAGQAGKAPRPATHAQSAKPRPHSQARRGKQHAGQRTV, encoded by the coding sequence ATGACTTTTAACGACTTACAATTAAATCCCGCTATATTACAAGCTTTGGCAAAAGAGAACTATACAACGCCAACACCGATACAGGAACAAGCCATCCCTGCTGTGCTCGCCGGTCGAGATCTGCTGGGCTGCGCACAGACAGGAACAGGGAAGACCGCTGCCTTCTCGCTCCCGATCATTGAGCGATTATTGAAGCAGCCACGCAAATCCGGGGCCATACGCCCCATTCGTGCTCTCATCTTATCGCCGACACGCGAACTCGCGATCCAAATCGCGGACAATATCGCCGCGTATAGTCAATTTACGGACTTGCGCTGTACGGCTATCGTTGGCGGCGTCTCTCAGCGTGTGCAGGAACGAGCACTAAGCCAAGGGACGGATATTCTGATCGCAACGCCTGGAAGGCTCATCGATCTGCTGAATCAGAAATGCATTCATCTACATGATGTCCAAGTACTTGTATTAGACGAAGCCGACCGGATGCTGGATATGGGCTTTATTCATGATGTGAAGCGCATCCTTAGCAAGCTTCCTCAAGAAAAACAGACGCTCTTCTTCTCTGCGACCATGCCGCCGGAGATAACGAAGCTGGTCAAATCTATTCTCGTAAATCCCGTCAAAGTCGAGATTACACCTGTATCTTCAACGGTCGACCGCATCAAGCAAACCGTCTATAAAGTAGATAAAGGCAATAAACGGCATCTCTTAAAGCACCTGCTTCAGGATCCTTCCATTGGTTCCGCACTGGTCTTTACACGGACCAAACATGGTGCAGACCGCATGGTACGCGAATTGAAGAAAGCGGATATTACCGCGCAAGCCATTCATGGCGATAAATCGCAGAACGCGCGTCAATCCGCGCTCTCGAATTTCAAGAGCGGTGCAACACGTATCCTCGTCGCGACCGACATCGCTGCGCGAGGAATTGATATCGAAGAGCTCTCTCATGTCATTAACATCGATCTGCCGAATATTCCTGAGACCTATGTTCACCGGATCGGACGCACAGGACGGGCAGGCATGAGCGGGATCGCCATTTCCTTCTGCGAAGAAGAGGAATTTCCATACTTGAAGGATATTGAGAAGTTAATTAAGAAGCAAATCCCTGAGGTGAAGGAGCATCCTTATCCGATCGGAAGCTTTGTGCCAACTCCTACCCCACAAGCAGGGCAGGCTGGGAAAGCACCGCGACCTGCTACCCATGCACAGTCCGCTAAACCTCGGCCACATTCGCAAGCTAGACGCGGCAAGCAGCATGCCGGGCAACGAACCGTATAG
- a CDS encoding helix-turn-helix transcriptional regulator, with translation MLKSQRLIQLIMMINAKKSFTVQELADEFGLSTRTITRDLQELSELGVPIYSVQGRGGGYRLLQERMLPAISFSEHEAVAMFIACQSLQRLGALPFEAEAESALHKFYHYLPSDVREQVDRMKGKVAVWSPKRSNMSSAYLRTLLQAVMQQSVVTIEYRHMKGVESRDIQPIGLYASQGYWYCPAFCFRYAQVRLFRADRIVSAALNASIPYREEVGRWDLWSTPEQEHKAYVTMTVALTDRGAHELESDEYFGAAIVQHADGSRSTSIQVPTENLAFYVDWIWRLGEHARIVEPQEAVKYVRDKMDAIRAQYDGYE, from the coding sequence TTGTTGAAATCGCAACGGCTGATTCAGTTAATTATGATGATCAATGCGAAGAAATCTTTTACCGTTCAGGAACTGGCTGATGAATTCGGGTTATCGACACGTACGATCACACGCGATTTACAGGAGCTGAGTGAGCTTGGGGTCCCGATCTACTCCGTTCAGGGCCGAGGGGGAGGGTATCGATTGCTGCAGGAGCGAATGCTGCCCGCGATCTCTTTCTCGGAGCATGAAGCGGTTGCGATGTTCATTGCATGTCAATCTCTGCAGCGCTTGGGGGCGCTGCCATTCGAAGCAGAGGCTGAATCGGCGCTGCATAAGTTCTATCATTATCTTCCTTCGGATGTGAGGGAGCAGGTGGACCGCATGAAGGGGAAGGTGGCGGTCTGGAGTCCGAAGCGCAGCAACATGTCTTCCGCGTATCTGCGTACGCTGCTGCAGGCGGTCATGCAGCAGTCCGTCGTGACAATCGAATACCGTCATATGAAAGGTGTCGAGTCTCGAGATATTCAACCGATCGGTCTCTACGCGAGCCAAGGCTATTGGTATTGTCCTGCGTTTTGCTTCCGGTATGCGCAGGTTAGATTGTTCAGAGCGGACCGGATCGTGAGCGCCGCGTTGAACGCATCGATCCCTTACCGGGAAGAGGTAGGGCGGTGGGATCTGTGGAGCACGCCGGAACAAGAACATAAAGCGTACGTCACAATGACCGTCGCGTTGACGGATAGAGGCGCGCATGAGCTGGAATCCGATGAGTATTTCGGTGCCGCGATCGTACAGCATGCGGATGGGAGTCGCAGCACTTCGATCCAAGTGCCCACCGAGAATCTGGCATTCTATGTTGACTGGATCTGGCGGCTTGGGGAGCATGCGCGCATCGTGGAGCCGCAGGAAGCGGTGAAGTACGTTCGGGACAAAATGGATGCGATACGAGCGCAATACGATGGATATGAATAA
- a CDS encoding alpha/beta fold hydrolase codes for MKPLEQKQEQVGVVFIHGAGLNRSIWQEVAADFEYPSLFIDFPMRDVSEDLRKDLALADYVRHIRQQIDAWSVRKIVLVAHSLGGIPALEVANALPDRLAGFVAVGAAIPRKGGSFLSVLPFPKRILMSLIIRKLGTKPPVSVIRSGLCHDLSEEQTTQVIENFAPESIRVYTDPIDVIPPPVPKLYVQLSKDKEFGSSMQQKMIANLQPEHVRTIDCGHLPMLSNPQGLRYVLVQFLREAI; via the coding sequence ATGAAACCATTGGAGCAAAAACAAGAACAGGTTGGCGTCGTATTTATACATGGTGCGGGTTTAAATCGAAGCATTTGGCAAGAGGTCGCGGCAGATTTCGAATATCCATCCTTGTTCATCGATTTTCCAATGCGGGATGTGTCCGAAGACTTGCGCAAAGATCTCGCGCTGGCCGACTATGTCCGCCATATTCGGCAGCAGATCGATGCGTGGAGCGTTCGGAAGATTGTCCTCGTGGCACATTCGCTCGGCGGCATTCCTGCGCTTGAGGTTGCAAATGCCTTACCTGATCGTCTAGCTGGTTTCGTTGCAGTTGGTGCTGCCATCCCGCGGAAAGGCGGATCCTTCCTCTCGGTGCTGCCGTTTCCGAAGCGTATCCTGATGTCGCTCATCATACGCAAGCTCGGCACCAAGCCGCCAGTGTCAGTCATTCGCAGCGGGTTATGCCATGATCTGTCGGAAGAACAAACAACCCAGGTAATTGAGAACTTCGCACCCGAATCCATCCGGGTCTATACCGATCCGATCGACGTTATACCGCCGCCTGTGCCGAAACTATATGTACAATTAAGCAAGGATAAAGAGTTCGGTTCCTCCATGCAGCAGAAGATGATCGCCAATCTGCAGCCAGAGCATGTCCGGACGATAGACTGCGGCCATCTTCCAATGCTAAGCAATCCGCAAGGTTTGCGTTACGTCCTAGTCCAATTTCTAAGAGAAGCCATCTAA
- a CDS encoding GNAT family N-acetyltransferase: MNIRQAVVEDCQHISHLAYRSKAYWGYSEDFLAKCKDDLTVTAPYLEQYIVYVLEQHDEIVAFYSFSVQEKKLDALFVDPAYIGQGCGQRLWADLLSRVKAMNVTAFTIDSDPYAEAFYIKMGAKRIGEIASTVFPDRKLPLMHVDVR; this comes from the coding sequence ATGAATATCCGACAAGCTGTAGTAGAAGATTGCCAACATATCAGTCACCTTGCATATCGCTCCAAAGCGTATTGGGGCTATTCCGAAGACTTCCTGGCAAAATGTAAAGACGACCTGACGGTTACCGCGCCATATTTGGAACAATATATCGTGTATGTCTTGGAGCAGCATGATGAGATTGTTGCGTTCTATAGCTTCTCTGTGCAAGAGAAGAAGCTGGATGCGCTATTTGTTGACCCAGCCTATATCGGTCAAGGATGCGGCCAGCGGTTATGGGCCGATCTACTAAGCCGCGTGAAGGCGATGAATGTGACGGCGTTTACGATAGACAGCGATCCTTATGCCGAAGCCTTCTATATCAAAATGGGAGCGAAACGAATCGGGGAGATCGCCTCTACCGTATTCCCCGATCGGAAGCTTCCTTTGATGCATGTCGATGTACGATAG
- a CDS encoding class I SAM-dependent methyltransferase, producing MNEREYRQFYDQVGALNGWDFSSMQMVSEGDSCDLYLEVTKVCRKTDLLLDIGTGGGEALLSMADTVQLAIGIDCSSGMMETATRNLRRAGATNVCFYQMDAERLVFPDGMFNIVSCRHSAFDTHEVARVLADDGYFFTQQVSEHDKWNVKQAFGRGQAWGIAQGTLLRQSVQALEGAGMKDIQVYEYDTDEYYASVQDLLFLLMHTPIIPNFGQDERDHALLKQFVEANQCDRGIRTNAARFMIVARK from the coding sequence ATGAATGAACGCGAATATCGACAATTTTACGATCAGGTGGGTGCATTGAACGGCTGGGATTTCAGCAGCATGCAGATGGTATCGGAAGGGGACTCATGTGACCTCTACCTAGAGGTAACGAAGGTCTGCCGGAAGACGGATCTCCTCTTGGATATTGGAACCGGCGGGGGAGAAGCGCTACTATCGATGGCTGATACGGTACAGCTGGCGATTGGCATCGATTGCTCATCCGGCATGATGGAAACCGCGACGCGAAATCTGAGACGGGCGGGAGCAACCAATGTGTGCTTCTACCAAATGGATGCAGAGCGACTCGTTTTCCCAGATGGCATGTTCAATATCGTCTCTTGCAGACACTCGGCTTTTGACACACATGAAGTTGCTAGAGTCCTTGCGGATGATGGCTACTTCTTCACACAGCAGGTCAGCGAGCATGACAAATGGAATGTGAAGCAGGCGTTCGGAAGAGGTCAAGCCTGGGGAATCGCACAGGGCACCTTGCTGCGCCAATCTGTGCAAGCTTTAGAGGGAGCAGGCATGAAGGATATTCAAGTCTATGAATATGATACGGACGAATATTATGCATCCGTTCAGGATCTCCTATTCCTGCTCATGCATACGCCGATCATTCCGAACTTCGGACAGGATGAGCGAGACCATGCGCTGTTGAAGCAGTTCGTCGAGGCGAATCAATGCGATCGCGGGATTCGGACGAATGCCGCCCGCTTCATGATTGTCGCACGTAAATAA
- a CDS encoding cyclodeaminase/cyclohydrolase family protein has translation MRTNLWDQSIRTFVEQAGSARPTPGGGSVAALVAALGASMTSMVGNLSLGEKYAAYQEQMLEALDRMNKLTAIYEQLLAQDIDCFEQYMAALKLPRNTEEERAARTAAMEQATIQAIDVPLRLIEACLAGIRHAKGIVDCCNPYVLSDLGISAILLEAAASSALLTAQINLVSLKDASLKQQYHDSIARLMTDIDRLKQETMGTVRTRMGV, from the coding sequence ATGCGTACGAATCTATGGGATCAATCGATTCGGACTTTTGTCGAGCAAGCCGGGAGCGCTCGTCCGACACCAGGGGGAGGCAGTGTGGCTGCGCTTGTCGCGGCCTTGGGCGCTTCGATGACATCGATGGTCGGCAATCTGTCGTTAGGCGAGAAATATGCAGCCTATCAAGAGCAAATGCTAGAGGCATTAGACCGGATGAACAAACTCACGGCAATTTATGAGCAACTGCTCGCGCAGGATATTGATTGCTTCGAGCAGTATATGGCGGCGCTGAAACTGCCGCGGAACACGGAAGAGGAGCGGGCAGCGCGTACTGCGGCGATGGAACAAGCGACAATTCAGGCGATCGATGTCCCGCTTCGTCTGATCGAGGCGTGTCTTGCAGGAATACGCCATGCGAAAGGGATCGTTGATTGCTGCAACCCATATGTGCTATCGGATCTTGGTATTAGTGCGATTTTGCTTGAGGCTGCTGCATCGTCGGCGCTGCTAACGGCACAGATCAATCTGGTGTCGCTGAAGGATGCGTCGTTAAAACAGCAGTATCATGATTCCATCGCGCGATTGATGACGGATATCGATCGGCTGAAGCAGGAGACGATGGGAACGGTACGAACCCGTATGGGCGTGTAA
- a CDS encoding bifunctional 5,10-methylenetetrahydrofolate dehydrogenase/5,10-methenyltetrahydrofolate cyclohydrolase, with translation MTTIMKAKEAADLVYENVKLQVDGWKDEGYEPRLAVILVEGDPASAYYAQSKQKIAQRLGITYDLYTYPVEVREEEIIQQVARLNEDAGVHGIMLELPLPKHLSASTIVNAIAPWKDIDGVTPSNQRATITGEAGLYPATPQACIQLLKHYGYTLEGKNVTLIGRGQTVGLPLFHLLQHEQATVTVCHSRTKDLAMHLGHADIAIAAVGRAHMIQPNMVHERLVMVDAGINETVDGKIVGDISPEVATQVQAISPVPGGVGTLTTAILYQNLTKAIRLQKGVQ, from the coding sequence GTGACAACAATCATGAAGGCGAAGGAAGCGGCGGATCTCGTGTATGAGAACGTGAAGCTGCAGGTGGATGGGTGGAAGGACGAGGGATATGAGCCTCGCCTGGCTGTCATCTTAGTGGAAGGAGACCCGGCATCCGCCTATTATGCGCAGTCCAAACAGAAGATTGCACAGCGGCTTGGGATTACCTACGATCTCTATACGTATCCGGTGGAGGTGCGCGAAGAGGAGATCATACAGCAGGTTGCGCGACTGAATGAGGATGCCGGCGTGCACGGCATTATGCTGGAGTTACCGCTACCGAAGCATCTATCTGCGTCAACCATCGTGAATGCGATCGCTCCTTGGAAAGACATCGATGGGGTCACCCCGAGCAATCAGCGGGCGACCATTACAGGAGAAGCGGGACTCTATCCGGCGACACCTCAGGCATGCATCCAGCTCCTGAAGCATTACGGTTATACGCTGGAAGGGAAAAACGTGACCTTGATCGGCCGTGGACAGACGGTAGGGCTCCCATTATTCCATCTGCTTCAGCATGAACAAGCGACGGTGACGGTCTGCCATTCGAGAACAAAGGATCTCGCGATGCATCTAGGCCATGCAGACATTGCGATTGCTGCCGTAGGACGTGCGCATATGATTCAGCCGAATATGGTGCATGAGCGCCTCGTGATGGTCGACGCTGGCATTAATGAGACGGTGGACGGCAAAATTGTTGGAGATATATCGCCGGAGGTAGCTACACAGGTGCAAGCCATATCTCCTGTACCAGGTGGGGTTGGGACGCTCACGACAGCGATTCTCTATCAGAATCTGACGAAGGCGATTCGCCTACAGAAGGGGGTACAGTAA
- the htpG gene encoding molecular chaperone HtpG, which produces MTKKQFQAESKRLLEMMINSIYTQREIFLRELISNASDAIDKMYYMALSNDSLVFDKDNYFIKVTANKEARTLTITDTGIGMTKEDLENNLGVIAKSGSLAFKKENEAKDGHNIIGQFGVGFYSAFMVADEVRVYSRAFGSDEAYVWASSGADGYTIEPSEKATVGTEIVLHIKPNTEEDSYDEYLEEYRLKSIIKKYSDFIRYPIKMDVHGKRPVEGSEELEDYQEEQTVNSMVPIWRKNKNELTAEDYENFYNEKRYGFDKPLKHLHISADGAVVYNAILYIPENTPFDYYTKEYEKGLELYSNGVLIMNKCADLLPDYFSFVKGLVDSEDLSLNISREMLQHDRQLSLIAKNIKNKIKSALASLLKDEREKYEQFFKAFGRQLKYGVYSDYGMNKETLQDLLMFYSSTQKKMVTLDEYISRMPEEQKYIYYAAGDSVERIEKLPQTELVADKGYEILYLTDDIDEFAIKMIMNYKEKEFKSVSSGDLGIEADANDKAAEAEEQENQALFDQMKTILAGKVKNVKASKRLKSHPVCLSTEGELTIEMEKILSAMPNSQDVKADKVLEINVNHEVFQSLKDAHASDQEKLNLYVNLLYHQALLIEGLPIQDPVAFTNDICKVMV; this is translated from the coding sequence ATGACGAAGAAGCAATTCCAAGCCGAATCCAAACGATTACTTGAAATGATGATTAATTCCATCTATACGCAGCGTGAAATTTTCCTGCGCGAGCTTATCTCGAACGCGAGTGATGCGATCGATAAAATGTACTATATGGCGCTAAGCAACGATAGCCTTGTCTTCGATAAAGACAACTACTTCATTAAAGTGACGGCGAACAAAGAGGCTCGTACATTAACGATCACCGATACAGGGATTGGGATGACGAAGGAAGACCTTGAGAACAATCTCGGCGTCATCGCGAAGAGCGGCTCGCTCGCTTTCAAGAAGGAGAACGAAGCGAAAGACGGCCACAACATTATCGGCCAATTCGGCGTCGGCTTCTATTCGGCCTTCATGGTCGCAGACGAAGTGAGAGTATACAGCAGAGCCTTCGGCAGCGACGAAGCGTATGTCTGGGCATCGTCGGGTGCAGACGGCTACACGATTGAGCCGTCCGAGAAAGCGACTGTAGGTACAGAAATCGTGCTCCATATCAAGCCGAATACCGAAGAAGATTCCTATGATGAATATTTGGAGGAATACCGCCTCAAATCGATCATCAAGAAATATTCCGATTTCATCCGTTATCCGATTAAGATGGATGTGCATGGGAAGCGTCCGGTTGAAGGCAGCGAAGAACTGGAAGACTATCAAGAAGAGCAGACCGTGAACAGCATGGTGCCAATCTGGCGCAAAAATAAGAACGAACTGACAGCCGAAGATTACGAGAACTTCTACAATGAGAAGCGTTACGGCTTCGACAAACCGCTGAAGCACTTGCATATCAGCGCAGACGGCGCGGTCGTGTACAACGCGATTCTCTACATTCCTGAGAATACGCCATTTGATTATTACACGAAGGAATATGAGAAAGGTCTTGAGCTCTACTCGAACGGCGTGTTAATCATGAATAAATGCGCAGACCTGCTGCCAGACTACTTCAGCTTCGTCAAAGGACTGGTTGATTCGGAGGATCTCTCCCTCAACATTTCCCGCGAGATGCTGCAGCATGATCGTCAGCTGAGCTTGATCGCCAAAAATATTAAGAACAAAATTAAGAGCGCTCTAGCAAGTCTTCTTAAGGATGAGCGCGAGAAATATGAGCAATTCTTCAAAGCCTTCGGAAGACAGCTCAAGTACGGCGTATATAGCGACTACGGCATGAACAAAGAAACGCTGCAAGACTTGCTGATGTTCTACTCTTCCACCCAGAAGAAGATGGTGACGCTCGATGAATACATTTCGCGCATGCCGGAAGAGCAGAAGTACATTTACTATGCAGCAGGCGATTCGGTTGAGCGGATCGAGAAGCTTCCTCAGACGGAGCTTGTCGCGGACAAAGGCTACGAAATCTTGTACCTGACCGATGATATCGACGAGTTCGCGATCAAGATGATCATGAACTACAAAGAGAAGGAATTCAAATCCGTGTCCAGCGGCGATCTTGGCATCGAAGCAGACGCGAATGACAAGGCTGCGGAAGCGGAAGAGCAAGAGAACCAAGCGCTGTTCGATCAGATGAAGACAATTTTGGCCGGCAAAGTGAAGAACGTTAAAGCTTCCAAACGCTTAAAGAGCCATCCGGTCTGCCTTTCCACGGAAGGCGAGCTAACGATTGAGATGGAGAAAATCTTAAGCGCGATGCCGAACAGCCAAGATGTGAAGGCCGACAAAGTACTCGAAATCAACGTCAACCATGAGGTGTTCCAGTCGCTCAAAGATGCTCACGCATCTGACCAAGAGAAGCTGAACTTGTACGTAAATCTCTTGTACCATCAAGCCCTACTTATTGAAGGCTTGCCGATCCAAGATCCGGTTGCCTTCACGAACGATATTTGTAAGGTCATGGTCTAA
- a CDS encoding matrixin family metalloprotease: protein MMRNKQQRLGTMAVAVATSLTLLLGSTPVFAAPTSFGKWPSRTQTLNVSSSADLSAWSSGASKWKSASNFQVTAKLGVDTTYYATDVNNANVDWDGNASYSTISGKITKATVNLNTYFTNQSKYTSSIKAGVAAHEIGHSLGLNHTSVVETTSIMNPYTFTDKGVLNRPLSPASSDISVVNGLYPALLMNNTPEQEAAAEGEEVIHMHPSWAVYYANEEELTRAADLVVRGTVAASGQSFFRQTDATSYATLSQIDVQDVVKGDDAQEGSSITITQMGGTFGNLKVYADGSTLLSQAQEVVLFLRDNGDGTYRPINQDDGIYVGGGETFQNISNAKSLQFSSLSDSEQ from the coding sequence ATGATGAGAAACAAACAACAAAGACTGGGCACCATGGCCGTGGCCGTAGCGACCAGTCTTACCTTATTGCTCGGCAGCACACCTGTATTCGCAGCACCAACCTCGTTCGGGAAATGGCCCAGCCGCACACAGACGTTGAACGTATCCAGCAGCGCAGATCTATCCGCTTGGTCCAGTGGCGCTTCCAAATGGAAGAGCGCCTCAAATTTCCAAGTCACCGCCAAACTAGGCGTAGACACAACCTACTATGCGACCGATGTCAATAATGCCAATGTCGATTGGGACGGCAACGCATCTTACAGCACGATCAGCGGCAAGATCACCAAAGCAACCGTGAATCTAAACACCTATTTCACGAATCAATCCAAATATACGAGCAGCATCAAGGCAGGCGTTGCAGCGCATGAAATCGGCCATTCCTTGGGACTCAACCATACATCCGTCGTCGAGACGACATCGATCATGAATCCCTATACCTTCACAGACAAAGGTGTACTCAACAGACCTCTCTCTCCGGCTTCATCCGATATTTCCGTTGTGAACGGATTATATCCGGCCCTCCTCATGAACAACACACCAGAACAAGAAGCAGCCGCTGAAGGAGAAGAAGTAATCCACATGCACCCTTCATGGGCTGTCTACTATGCGAACGAAGAAGAACTGACGAGAGCAGCGGATCTTGTCGTCCGTGGGACCGTCGCTGCGTCCGGTCAGAGCTTCTTCCGACAAACCGATGCTACGTCCTATGCAACGTTAAGTCAAATCGATGTTCAGGATGTCGTGAAGGGCGATGATGCGCAAGAAGGCAGCTCGATTACCATCACACAAATGGGCGGTACCTTCGGGAATCTGAAAGTCTACGCGGATGGCTCGACCCTGCTGAGCCAAGCGCAAGAAGTTGTCTTGTTCCTTCGTGACAATGGCGACGGCACGTATCGTCCGATTAACCAAGATGACGGCATCTATGTCGGAGGCGGCGAGACCTTTCAGAATATCTCGAACGCAAAGTCCCTTCAATTCTCCAGTTTATCCGATTCCGAGCAATAA
- a CDS encoding TetR/AcrR family transcriptional regulator codes for MSLDPKQMDPRIKRTLLVIRDAMIGLMHEKGFEHVTVRDITQRAEINRATFYRHYVDKYELLDKIVEDRMTEFTTAISLPSDFTFEDLSLDPETPPSSFICLFEHIAQHAMFYRLMLSDKGIPGFAGRMEQIIRESFYHRLQLAERDTLAVKTPMELVARYATSAHLGLMTYWLEAGMPYTPAFMALQLKRLHMLGPTQVVTNTSQTKSSP; via the coding sequence ATGTCGCTTGACCCTAAACAGATGGACCCGCGTATCAAACGAACGCTTCTCGTCATTCGAGACGCAATGATCGGGTTAATGCATGAGAAGGGATTTGAGCATGTCACGGTTCGAGATATCACACAGCGTGCAGAGATTAATCGCGCGACCTTTTATCGCCATTACGTGGATAAATACGAATTGCTCGATAAGATTGTTGAGGATCGCATGACGGAATTCACCACTGCGATCTCGCTGCCTTCGGACTTTACATTTGAAGACTTATCTCTGGATCCGGAGACTCCGCCAAGTTCTTTCATCTGCTTGTTCGAACACATTGCTCAGCATGCTATGTTCTATCGCTTAATGTTAAGTGACAAAGGCATCCCAGGCTTTGCCGGACGGATGGAGCAGATTATTCGGGAATCCTTCTATCATCGGCTACAGCTGGCTGAACGCGATACGCTTGCAGTTAAGACACCGATGGAGCTGGTCGCCCGCTATGCAACTTCAGCCCACTTGGGGCTCATGACCTATTGGCTCGAAGCGGGGATGCCATATACCCCGGCCTTTATGGCGCTGCAGCTCAAGCGGCTGCATATGCTAGGTCCGACACAGGTCGTGACGAATACATCACAAACAAAGAGCAGTCCCTAG